TAGATGGTACTAAAAAGGTTATCATATTATATAAATGTCTATTGTTCTATTTAATGTTTTTATTGCAGTTCATGTTTAAACTACTCCATGCTAATGTCATCATGATCTTTTTCGCTTTTTTTAGTTTGGTTATCACGCAAACCATTGTAATGTGACTATATAGACTGTGAAAGTGTGCATGGGATTTGGAGGTGGATGCGGCTAGGTGCATGAAAATCGAAGgtattcttcttcttttttttcccGTTTGCATATATAGACCGTGACGAGTGTTGACACATATATATTGGATAGATTTTTCATGAGATCGTTTAACATAGTCATTTTTTTTGTTGCATGCTTGAGTAGTTGACGGTATTGACGCATAACAAATTAGTGTTCACATGTTCGGCTTTGCTTTTTCTATGTTTCAAGATGATCGTCGCTTAGATTGTAGGTTTGAGAGGGTGTTGATTATTTTTTCACATACCTACCAGAAAAGAGGTGATTACCATACCTGGAGGTAATACCAATGCATTGCTAGACGTCTAACACGTGCTCATCGACCCATCAACCATGCAGGAATAAATGACCAAATTTCTGATTGCGGGAGGCTACACCAGAATGATCTGATCTACCAGGAAATATACCATGTTTCTTTGATCTTATTACAAAAGCATCATCACGTACTCTCTTTTTTTTGTAAAACGTTCCACATAATACGAGAATAAATGACTCTTATCAAAGATGTATCAACATGTATTTCCTGTTTAATGACATGCAACACACATGATGGTAATAAATATATCCTTTCCCAGCTTATCTTCCTACATCCATAGTCTTACGTACAAGATCTCTTAGCTTAAACTAACACTTACCGTAAACAATAAAGACTTGCCGCAAAAAAAAACTGTAAACAATAAAGACCATATAAACACAACGTATCAATGGCGCGGCGTGCCACCGCACGGGTTTGCTAGTGTTTATCTAAGATTCTGGTTTGCTGAGTTAGTACTAAATACTGCTTGCAGAGCGGGGCTCCCAATGGAGTAGGCAGTTGTGTGGGGTGTGTTTGGTTGGTTGACCACCTAGCGACGATTACAATCACTTGAGCGAGACGAAAATGCGTCGACATCATCACCCCTCTCTCGCCGGAGTCGGGCATATCTTGTTGTAGTAGACAAGTCAAAAAGTAATCGTGCTAAGGCCTCacaggaccagcgcaccagaacagtAACCGTCGCCCATGAAGAGAAGTGTAGATTGGAAGGATCCAACCTGTGAACACACGAACATAGACTATATCCGGAGATCTAGCGCAAACCAGGACCGACCAAATCCCACGAGATCTGCCAGAGACACACCCTCCAATGACAACGCGCCGCCGAGATGGGGGCTAGACAGGAAGAATcatattccatcttcagggagtcgCTATCGACCGCTGTCTCGCCTTTCTGAGCAAGCAAACCCTAATCGACCTTTAAAAAAACACCTAAAAATGGAGCAGGAGCCCTTGTGTCGGCACGGACCGGGgtccaccgcttcttgtgtcggcACGGACCGGGGTTCACCGCTTCTTAATGGCCCTAAATAAAGGTGTGTTAGTATTTAGTTGTGTGAAGCTTTGTTCATGAAAAGTCGAGAAATTATCGTcggatttttttatttttttgaagaaTTTGGTTCTCCTTCAAGATTTTGTTTGAACACAGTACTTTGAACATTGAAGGAGAACCAAATTTTGGTACTTTGCGCCTCCAGTATCTGTTCGTTCGATATATAGAAACGACCTAACCGTGCGTCGTTCGTGCGAGTTTCTTTGGACTGGACTTTGACTATCTCATATATAACCGAGCCAATTAAGAAACTAGAGGATCGATTAGACCCATCTAGGGCAAAAGCGTACGCCCAGGCGATGGAGACCCTGGCACCGCCGAGTCACGGCCGCCGTCGTCGCCCATGGCAGGACCTCCCATCGGAGCTCTTGGGCCTCGTGCTCCAGCGTGTGCCGTCCCACGCCGACCGCGTCCGCCTGCGCGCCGTTTGCCGCGCGTGGCGCGCCAGCGCGCGCCTGCAGCCTGCGCTACCAGCGCTGCTCCCGTGGCTCGCCCTCCGCGACGGTTCCTTCCTCAGCCTCCCCGACGGCGAGGTCCACCGCCGCGTCCTCGTCCCGGACGACGACGTCGCCCACCGTGTCTCCACCGGCAGCACCCTCTTCCTCGTGCACAGCAACGACGAGTGCTCTCTGATGAACCCTCTCTCCCGGTCCCGGGAGACAACGGCCTCTCGATGCGTCGACCTCAACTGCCTCCGCACTCAGCCAGGCGTCCTGGTCGACACCGACAACATCCGCAAGGTGGTGGTGATGTCCGACCACGTCGTGGCAGTCCGGACAGGACCCCGAATGTACCTTAAGGACGTCACTATCTCTATTCGTCGGCCCCAGTCGACAACCGTGGAATGGCGGTGGTCACCCCCTGGAGACACCTATTCCTCCGTCCGTGACATAGCGCTCTTCCAAGACAAGCTCTACGTCCTTACCGTAACAAATTATGGTGTGTACCCTCTACGTCTTTACACCATGGACATTGTCAGCGACAACCATGTGAGCTTCCAACGCATGATCGCCATGCTAGAAGATGACGTGCGCGACTGGAATGCTGGCGACCTTGACCACTACCTGGTTGCGTCCGGGGATCGGCTGTTGATGGTGAAACGAATGAGGGAAGTTGTTATCGTGCTGCCGGGCCCGAGGCTGGTGATCATGCCGACTTGGTTCGAGGTCTTCGAGGCAGCCGACCTGGGCAGCGGTCGAGGATGCTGGAGAAAGGTCAGTACCCTGATGGGACGGGCTCTCTTCCTCAGCGAAGGCTGCTCCGAGTCTCTTCCAGCCGGCGGTGCCCAAAACGTCGGACCTCGAGAGGATTGCATCTACTTTCTGAATGAATGCAACCGTTACGATGCGAGGACGAGGAGCCTTTGCTCCGGCGTGTACAACATGAGAGATGGGACTTTCTCGCCCTTGCCGTTTCAGGCAGCGGTTGCACGTGAAGGTCCATTGACATCCACTTGGTTTTTCCCTGCGGATACATGAGACTTACTGTAGTTAAGATGCATTGGTATACAAGTTCATGCTGATGCATACCCCTCCTTAACTTCGTTCCTGCTTGTAACTCCTATTTTGATATTGTTTACACTAGATTCTCAGTCCCCATTCACCAAAGTTTTGCCAATTTCACTTATTTATAATTTTAGAACAATCTGCCGGGTGGGTTCCGCCCATCACGTGACTTACAAACCCGGTTTTCCTGCGGTCGTCACGTGTGCATTTGCCCAATTGGTCCCGCCCATCTAGGGCATGTTTGGTAGGTTGCATCGTTTTTTAGCTATTTGCATATGTGACTGAGTTAGGCCTGACTAAGTGACACCATGTTGTTAGTATGGTTTGATAGGCTGCACTGCATCATTGAGGAGTTTGATGCCCGATCTTTGGTTGGCAGCAGTTGTGGGTTATGGTTGTCACTGTGCAAAACATGATGTTTGGTTGTGCATGACTTATATTATGGTCACCCTTTCTCACTAATGATGACCTTATCTTGCCACACATTACACTACATACGCACTATGGAATAAACATTTGTTTCAGTCATGTCTAGTAAACGAATGGTTGTTCATCCTGGCTACGAACAAATTGTAGTACAAATTAACAGCCTTATGGCTCAATAGGGGAAAGTTTATCTATGTTGAACTGTGGGCAAGTCCATCCTCatcttttgttgttgttgttgcttcTTCTTGTGTTTTTGCTACTGCTACTTCTTCTTCATGTCCTTGTGTTATCTATGTTTACCCACATTGCCTCAGCCCACTCTAACCTTTTGCTCTTTAAGCTTCATCGTCATGTGCATTCACACCATTGCTGaggtcatgatcatcatcaatcATCACATGCTCCTCCTCCGGCACAATATCATCACAGccccattatggagaatggaacATGCAAGAATAAGCCTAACATTGACGGGGAAAGGGTGGAATGGTTTCTGATCCAGGATCTTAAATTTGTTCTTCAAAACTTCAAATGTCCTCTCAACCGTAACTCTAAGACTATAGTCTTTGAGAT
The Aegilops tauschii subsp. strangulata cultivar AL8/78 chromosome 3, Aet v6.0, whole genome shotgun sequence genome window above contains:
- the LOC109738677 gene encoding uncharacterized protein — protein: METLAPPSHGRRRRPWQDLPSELLGLVLQRVPSHADRVRLRAVCRAWRASARLQPALPALLPWLALRDGSFLSLPDGEVHRRVLVPDDDVAHRVSTGSTLFLVHSNDECSLMNPLSRSRETTASRCVDLNCLRTQPGVLVDTDNIRKVVVMSDHVVAVRTGPRMYLKDVTISIRRPQSTTVEWRWSPPGDTYSSVRDIALFQDKLYVLTVTNYGVYPLRLYTMDIVSDNHVSFQRMIAMLEDDVRDWNAGDLDHYLVASGDRLLMVKRMREVVIVLPGPRLVIMPTWFEVFEAADLGSGRGCWRKVSTLMGRALFLSEGCSESLPAGGAQNVGPREDCIYFLNECNRYDARTRSLCSGVYNMRDGTFSPLPFQAAVAREGPLTSTWFFPADT